CCTGCACGAGCTGCTGGGCAAAATCGCCTCGCAGACGGTGCTGGCCAGCATCCTCGCGGCCGTCTTCACGGTGCTGACGGCGTGGGGCAAGGAGAACACGGGGCTCTTCCTCTTCAACACCGTGGTCGCCGCGTTCGTCATCCTCATCCTCCTGGAGCCGTTGAAGGTGAAGGTGGAGGAGATGGTGGTGCGCATCTTCTTCCGGGAGCGCTTCGCCCTCCTGGACTCGCTGGGCTCGCTGCGCGCGCGCATGGCGAACGTCATCGAAATCTCCGAACTGGCGCGCCTGGTGCTGGACTCCCTCCACGAGACGGGCCGCGTGACGCACGCCTCGGTGTACCTGTTGGCCGAGGACCGGCCCGGGTACCGGCTGCTGGACTCACGAGGCCCGCTGCCGGTGGCCTTCCTGGACACGGCGGTGGCGCGCGGCCTGCTCTTCGCGGCGGCCAGCGGACAGAAGGCGGTGCTGCGGGAGAACGTGGAGCGTCGCATGGCCACCATGCGGCTGCAGGCGGTGGAGGGCAAGCGCTACCGCGACGAGCTCAAGCGCCTCAACGACACGCGCGCGGCGCTGGTGCAGGTGAAGGCGGGCATCACCGTGCCGCTGATGGGCAACGACCGCGTCATCGGGTTCCTCAACCTGTGGGATGAGCGAGTCCCCGAAGCGTTCGCATCCGACGAAATCGCCATCATCCTGGAAGTGGCGGAGCGTCTGGCGACGGTGCTTGAGAACTCCAAGCTGTACGAGAAGATCCGCGAGCGAGACCGCCTGGCCGCGCTGGGTGAGATGGCCGCCGGCCTCGCGCACGAGATTCGCAATCCGCTGGGGGCCATCAAGGGCGCGGCGCAGTGTCTGGACCCGGCGCAGTTCCACGGAGAAGACGCCGAGTTCCTCGAGGTCATCGTCGAGGAGGTCAACCGCCTCAACGGCGTGGTGACGGCGTTCCTCGACTACGCGCGCCCGCTGAAGCAGAGCTTCGGCACCACCGACCTCAACGAGGTGGTGACGCGCACCATGCGGCTCATCCAGAACGATGTGCCGTCCAACCTCCACCTCGCGGTGGAGCTGGACCTGATGCTGCCGCGCGTGGACGGTGACGCGGAGCAGCTCAAGCAGGTGCTCATCAACCTGGTGCAGAACGCGGTGCAGGCCCTGGGCTCACGCGATGGCCGCATCAGCGTGCGCACCGAGAAGCCGGAGCGCTTCGGCGAGCTGCGCAGCGCCGGCGCCGAGTTCGTGGAGGTCCTCGTGTCCGACAACGGGCCGGGCATCCCACCGGACCAGCACCCGCACATCTTCGTGCCCTTCTACACGACGAAGCAGAAGGGCACCGGCCTGGGGCTGGCCATCTGCCAGCGCATCGTGAAGAACCACGGCGGCAGCATCTCCGTGCAGAGCAAGGTGGGCGAAGGCACCACGTTCGTCATCCGCCTCCCCGCCCTGCCCACGGAGCAGCAGCCCGCGGAGGTCGCCGCCGCGAACGCCCTGCCCCCGCCCGGAGCGCGCGCGTCGCAGTCGTTGCCCGTGCCCGACGAACTGCGAGACGCCGCCAGGCCCTCGAACCCGGATGCGCGCGCCAGACGGGAGCGCCGCAAGCGGGTCCGCGTGTAAACGGCCCCTCGGGAGCGCGGAGCCCGCGACGAAGAAGGCCCTGGCCCAACCCGTCATTCGGGCACATCGCGCTTTCAGCTCTCACACGGAGCCCCTATAGGGTCATCCCATGAGCGCGTGCCCCTTCTGCAAGACCGCGATGCAGCTCACGCCCAGCGGCGAGCTTCCCATGGAGACCTGTACCGCCTGCGGTGCCGTGTGGTTCGAGGGCGAAGCGCTCACGAAGGTCATGGGGGGCTCCATCTCGGACTCGCTCCTGCGGCGAGCGAAGAACGAGTCGGGCCAATGCAAGGGCTGCCGGGCGGGACTCGACTTCGTCACCCACTGCTCTGTCTGTGGCACGCGCGCCCCCACCTGCCCCCGCTGCGGCCACGCGCCCCTTCCCGTCGTCGAGGCCCTGGGCGTTCCCATGGAGGTGTGCTCGGGCTGTGCGGGCGTGGCCCTGGACGCGGGAGAACTCGAGCAGTTGCAGACGGCCGTCGAGGCCCACCGAAACGAGCCGCTGGACGCCCGGGCGAAGGTGCGGATTGAAGGCAAGCCACACTGCGTCGGGTGCCGGCGCAACCTGCAACTGAAGCATGGCTTCGTCTTCAACGAGCAACTCTTCTGCGGAAGCTGCGCGCCCCGGGAGTCCACCCCCTACTCAGAGCGGTTCAGCCACAACGACATCCCGCTGACCTTCACCTGCAAGCGCGGAGGCGAACACTTCAACTTCGATGGCTACATCGGCGCGGGACTGAAGTGGCTGCTCCACCGGATGTTTCAAGGCTGAGCCAGCGGGGCGGCCCCGGAACGGGGGCTACCCCAGCGACGCGGTCGCCTCGGCCAGCTTCTCCTGCGCGGCCTCCCAGCGGGCGTAGAGGTCTTCCAGCTCGTCCTTGCTGGCCCGGTGCGTATCCATCAACGGCTTGGCGCGCGCGAAGTCATTGTAGAGCGCGGGGTCCGCGAGCTGCGCCTCGCGCTCCTTCTGCCCGGCCTCCACCTCGGCGATGCGCGCCTCCAGCTTCGCGATCTCCTTCTTGAGGGGCCCTTCCACCACGCTGCGGCGCTGACGGGCCTCGGCCTCCAGTCGCTTGCGGTCCTTCTCCGACACGGGCCCGGAGGACGCCGCCTTGTCGCCGCGCGCGAGGCCCGCCGCCGCGGCCGCTGCCTCCGCCTGCTGAAGCTGCTGCTGGTGATACAGATAGTCATCCAGGGTGCCCGGGTGCGGCGTGAGCTTGCCATCCGCCACCTCCCACACCTGGGACGCCAGCCCGTTGATGAAGCTGCGGTTGTGGCTGACGAACAGCAGCGTGCCGCTGTAGCTCTTCAGCGCTTCAATCAGCATCTCGGACGAGTCCAGGTCCAGGTGGTTGGTGGGCTCGTCCATCAGCAGGAAGTTGGAGGGCACCAAGAGCAGCTTGGCCAGCGCCACGCGCGCGCGCTCACCACCGCTCAGCACGCCAATGGGCTTCTCGACATCGTCCCCGCTGAAGAGGAACGCGCCGAGCACGCCGCGCACGTAGCTCTCCGGCTTGTCCGCGGCCAGCGGGCGCACCTCTTCGATGATGCTGTTCTGCCGGTCCAGCTTGTCCGCGTGGTGCTGCGCGTAATAGCCCACCACCACGTTGTGCCCCAGCGTCACCGTCCCGCTGTCTGGCGTGAGCTCGCCCGCCACCATCTTCAGCAGCGTCGTCTTGCCCGCGCCGTTCGCGCCCACCACGGCGATGCGCTGCCCGCGCTCCACGCGCCCGGTGAGGCCGTTGTAGACAGTCTGCGCGCCATAGTGCTTGGTGATGCCCTCCAGCGTCACCACGTCGCGGCCGCTCCGCTCCACCTCGGGGAAGCGGAACTTCATCGTCGTCCGCTCCTCCAGGACCTGCACCTTCTCCATCTTCGCCAGCATCTTGGCGCGGCTCTGGGCCTGCCGCGCCTTGGTGGCCTTGGCGCCGAAGCGGTCGATGAAGCCCTGCAGCTCCGCGCGGCGAGACTCCACCTTCTCCGCGCGCGCCTTCAGCAGCTCCTTCTCCTCGGCGCGCAGGCGCTTGTACTCGTCGTAGTTGCCCGCGTACTCGCGCACGCCCTCCACTTCCAGGGACACCACCCGGTTGATCTGCCGGTTGAGGAAGTCCTTGTCGTGGGAGATGAGCACCAGCGCCTTGTTGGAGCGGCGCATGAAGTCGTCGAACCACGTGAGCGTGGGCACGTCCAGGTGGTTGGTGGGCTCGTCCAGGAGCAGCAGGTCCGGGTCCTGGAGCAGCAGTCCGGCCAGGGCCGCGCGCATGCGCCAGCCGCCGGACAGCGCGGAGGTAGGCTTGGCCAGGTCCGCGTCCCGGAAGCCGAGCCCCTTGAGGATGCGCTCGGCGTGGTGGCGGCCATAGCGGTTCTCGAAGTCGTCCAGCTCCGCGTGCAGTTCCGCCAGGGACTGCGACAGCTCGAGCTGGTCCTCCTCGTCCGTGGCCGCGGCGAGCGCCTCCTCGGTGACCTTGAGGCGGGCCTCCATGGCGTCGCGGCCGGGCACGGTGCTCATCACCGCCTCCACCACCGACCCGTCCGGCAGCCCGGCGATTTCCTGCGGCAGGTAGCCCGCCCGGGCCTTGCGGCTGTACTGCACCGTCCCGGAGTCCGGCTGGGCCACTCCCGCCAGGATCTTCATCAGCGAGCTCTTGCCTGTCCCGTTGGCCCCCACGAGGCCTACCCGGTCCCTTGGACCCAGAGTGAAACTGTCCTGATCGAACAGGACCTTCTTTCCATAGGAGAGGCTGAGGTCCTGGGCGATGACGAGGCTCATGGCGGCGGGGATGTAACAGCCCGCGAGCCCCTCGGGAATGTCGGATGTGCCCGCTCGTTTGCTTCACGGGCCTACAGGGGCTTTCCGGACTGGGCCAGGGCCTGTCTATACTCGGGCCCCACATGGCTGCCCCCTGTCCTCATTGCGGAAGCACCGACGGCGTCGACCACCTCTGTTCCGGCCAGAGCCTCCAGCTCCTGGGCCAGGTCCTCGACGGTCGTTACAAAATTGAAAGCGTGCTCGGTCAGGGCGGCATGGGCATGGTGTTTCGCGCCACCCAGACGTCCGTTCAACGTCCGGTGGCGGTGAAGACGCTCAACCCGTCGCTCGCCGCCGCGCCTCAGTTCTTCGAGCGGTTCCGCCGGGAGGCGGAGCTCGCCAGTCGCCTGCGCCACCCGAACGTCATCACCATCTTCGACTTTGGCCGGTCGCCGGACGGCACCTGCTACTACGTGATGGAGCTCCTGGAGGGCGAAAGCCTCAAGGAGACGGTGAAGCGCCAGGGGCCCATGTCCCTGCGCCGCGCGCTGAGCCTCGTGGAGCAGGCCTGCCAGGGTCTGGCGCACGCCCACGCCGAGGGCTGCGTCCACCGTGACTTGAAGCCGCACAACATCATGGTGCAGCAGCTCAGCGGCCAGGACTTCGTGAAGGTGCTGGACTTCGGTCTGGTGAAGGCCATGGAGTCCGAGGAGGAGGAGCAGCTCACCTCGACCGGACAGGTGCTGGGCACCCCCCAGTACATGCCGCCCGAGCAGGCCGGTGGCGAGTCCGTGGACCAGCGCTCCGACCTGTACTCCATGGCGGGCGTCCTCTACTTCTGCCTCACGGGCAGCTCGCCCTTCGGCGCGAACACCGTGCGCAAGGCGCTGACGGCGTCGCTCACCCAGGCGGTGCCGTCCGTCAACACCCGGCGCCAGGGCGCGCCCGTCCCCGCCACGCTGGATGCCTTCTTCAAGAAGGCGCTCGCCCCCGAGAAGGAGGACCGCTACCAGAACGCGCAGGAGTTCATCGACTCCATGCTGGACACGGTGGCGGACCTCTCGAACGAGGAGCTCGACGCCATGCCGAGCGGCGGCGTCTCCGGTGGCAGCGAGCGCGGCAGCAACAGCCGCAGCCGCCCGGGAAGCCGCTCCAACCGTCAGGGCAGCCAGAGCGGCATCCGCTCCTCGCGCGTGGGCGCCGCGCCCACCCTGGGCCGGGGCTCCACGCCCTCCAACGTCGTGGTGGCCAGGACGCAGGCGGGCGGCGGCACCAGCGCCTCTTCCGTGAGCCGGGCCCGGCCCGCAGCGGCCCGTAGCGCAACGCCCCCGCCGCCCCCTCCCGAGCCGGAGGGCATGTCCACCGGCAAGAAGGTGGCGCTCGTCGCGGTGCCGTTGGTGCTGCTCGGAATCGGCGCGGCCGTGGTCATGGGCAATCAGGGCGGCACGCCGCCCGCGGCGCCCGTGACGGTGAACGTGCCGCGCGACACGCCCCCGCCAACGACCCAGGTCGTGGCCAGCAACACCGGCACCGGCTCAACCGAGGCGGCCGTCATCACGGTCAGCCTGGACTCCACGCCGACCGGCGCTTCCATCTACGAGGGTGAGGAGATGGTCGGCACCACGCCCACGAAGCTGCAGTTGCGCCGCGACAAGGTGCACACCTTCACCTTCCGTTCGGCGGGCCATCAGGACAAGGACCTGACGCTGAACCTGCGCCGCATCGCGGGGGATACGCAGTCCGCCAACGTGACGCTGGAGCCGGCGCGCGCCGCGGCGCCGTCCCGTCCCGCACGTCCGGCCCCGAAGCCCGCGGGCCCCTCCGGGCCCGACATCTCCGTGTTCGAGTAGCAGCGGGTGCGCCGTGGCCTGAAGAGGCCACGGCGCGTCCACGCCCGAATCAGACGAGCTTCGCCAGCGTGGGAAGAACCTGACCGCTCTTCCCCTGGACGGAATGCTCGAAGCGGCCGGAGTTCTCCGCCGGGTCGAGGTTGATGAGCCAGGTCTCGCCCCCCGCCTCGCGCACGTGGTCCACGATGCCAGCGGCGGGGTACACGGCGCCGGAGGTCCCCGCGGCGAGGAAGATGAAGCGCCCGCCGGACGTGGAGCCTCGCAGCGCGAAGTCCTCGATGCGCTGCATGTCGGCCGGGTCCAGGTACTCGCCAAACCAGACGATGTGCGGCCGAAGCTGGGCGCCGCACGCATCACACTCCGGCACCGCGCCATTCGGGTACACGGTGGCGTCCTCGAACACCGGACGCTTGCACTGGGTGCACCGCGTCTTGAAGAGGTTGCCGTGCATCTCCACCACGCGTTGACTGCCTGCGCGCGTGTGCAGGCCGTCGATGTTCTGCGTCGCGAGCAGGAAGCGGTCCCCCAGGTGGCGCTCCCAGGCGACGAGCGCTTCGTGCCCTGGGTTGGGATGGACAGTCGCGGCGGCCTTGCGGCGTTCGGAATAGAAGCGCCAGACCAGGGCCGGGTCTTTCTGGAAGCCCTGGGGAGACGCGACGGCCTCCACGGGCTGGTCTTCCCAAAGTCCGCCCATCCCTCGGAAGGTGGGAACTCCGCTTTCAGCGGAGACACCCGCGCCCGTGAGGACGAGCAGCCAGGTACGCGAATCGAGGATGAGCGAATCCATGTCGGCTCCTGTGCGGCGGCAATTGAATCAAGCTATGGATGGGACGCGAACTCTATCGGGGCCTGACGCTTCGGACGGGTCGCGTTTCGAGGTCCGAATCATGGCGGAAGTCACCCTGGATTTGCGCGGCCTGCCCAAGGCCGAGGCCTATGCCGAGCTGAAGCAGCACGTGCTGGCGGTGCTCGAGGGAATCGACGACGACATCACCGGCATGTCCACCATGAGCTGCCTGCTGCACCACGCCTTCGGGCATCTGTGGACGGGCTTCTACCGCGTCGTGACGCCGGGGCGGCTGCTCCGCGTGGGCCCCTATCAGGGCACGCTCGGGTGCCTGGAAATCCCCTTTGGCAAGGGCGTGTGCGGTGCCGCCGCGGCGAAGGGCGAGACGGTCCTGGTGGCGGACGTCCACGCCTTCCCCGGCCACATCACCTGCGACGGGCGCTCCGCGTCGGAGATTGTCGTCCCGGTGTTCGGCCGCGACCGCGAGCTGATCGCCGTGCTCGACGTCGACTCCGAACACAAGGGCGCCTTCGACGAGGTGGACCGCCGCGAGCTGGAAGCGTTGATGCGCTGGTTCCAGAAGTAGCGGCGGCCCGGGTTCGACGTCAGCTCGCGCGGGCGTACGCCACGGCGAGCTGACCGGCGAAGCGCGCGTTGTTGGTGAGCAGCGCCAGGTTGGCCTTGAGCGTCTTGCCCCCCGTGCGCTTGGCCATCTCCGACAGCAGGAAGGGCGTCACGGCCTTGCCCCGGATGCCCTGCCGGTCCGCGTCCGCGAGCGTGGCGGCGATGTGCAGCTCCACCTCGTTGCGCGGCAGGGACGTCTCCTCGGGCGGCGGCACGGTGTAGAGCACCCCGCCCTGCCCCAGCGCCTCGAAGCGGGCGCGGGCGATGCGCGCGGCCGTGGCCACGTCGTCCGCGCGGTGCTCCAGGGGAATGCCCGAGCCCCGGCTGTAGAACGACGGCAGCTCG
This genomic window from Myxococcus hansupus contains:
- a CDS encoding sensor histidine kinase: MDIRTQSALLASIIGLALGVSMLLRPGRPRVLTLYSVFALTVAGYYLSLFFHSIFPAADYPWTSRIFVGATLLVGSLVPGAAVAFFLEFLGVSKGTNLVGRRLALLSALLGLTVAVTPLADKLWARVGMGVWVLGTLLTYGSLLLHRVRTTESRIEKFRLAYLAIGAGAAILFSALDFLVSFGIPFPTLGSVISTLYLFFLAHTLLRLRLMDLHELLGKIASQTVLASILAAVFTVLTAWGKENTGLFLFNTVVAAFVILILLEPLKVKVEEMVVRIFFRERFALLDSLGSLRARMANVIEISELARLVLDSLHETGRVTHASVYLLAEDRPGYRLLDSRGPLPVAFLDTAVARGLLFAAASGQKAVLRENVERRMATMRLQAVEGKRYRDELKRLNDTRAALVQVKAGITVPLMGNDRVIGFLNLWDERVPEAFASDEIAIILEVAERLATVLENSKLYEKIRERDRLAALGEMAAGLAHEIRNPLGAIKGAAQCLDPAQFHGEDAEFLEVIVEEVNRLNGVVTAFLDYARPLKQSFGTTDLNEVVTRTMRLIQNDVPSNLHLAVELDLMLPRVDGDAEQLKQVLINLVQNAVQALGSRDGRISVRTEKPERFGELRSAGAEFVEVLVSDNGPGIPPDQHPHIFVPFYTTKQKGTGLGLAICQRIVKNHGGSISVQSKVGEGTTFVIRLPALPTEQQPAEVAAANALPPPGARASQSLPVPDELRDAARPSNPDARARRERRKRVRV
- a CDS encoding zf-TFIIB domain-containing protein codes for the protein MSACPFCKTAMQLTPSGELPMETCTACGAVWFEGEALTKVMGGSISDSLLRRAKNESGQCKGCRAGLDFVTHCSVCGTRAPTCPRCGHAPLPVVEALGVPMEVCSGCAGVALDAGELEQLQTAVEAHRNEPLDARAKVRIEGKPHCVGCRRNLQLKHGFVFNEQLFCGSCAPRESTPYSERFSHNDIPLTFTCKRGGEHFNFDGYIGAGLKWLLHRMFQG
- a CDS encoding ABC-F family ATP-binding cassette domain-containing protein, coding for MSLVIAQDLSLSYGKKVLFDQDSFTLGPRDRVGLVGANGTGKSSLMKILAGVAQPDSGTVQYSRKARAGYLPQEIAGLPDGSVVEAVMSTVPGRDAMEARLKVTEEALAAATDEEDQLELSQSLAELHAELDDFENRYGRHHAERILKGLGFRDADLAKPTSALSGGWRMRAALAGLLLQDPDLLLLDEPTNHLDVPTLTWFDDFMRRSNKALVLISHDKDFLNRQINRVVSLEVEGVREYAGNYDEYKRLRAEEKELLKARAEKVESRRAELQGFIDRFGAKATKARQAQSRAKMLAKMEKVQVLEERTTMKFRFPEVERSGRDVVTLEGITKHYGAQTVYNGLTGRVERGQRIAVVGANGAGKTTLLKMVAGELTPDSGTVTLGHNVVVGYYAQHHADKLDRQNSIIEEVRPLAADKPESYVRGVLGAFLFSGDDVEKPIGVLSGGERARVALAKLLLVPSNFLLMDEPTNHLDLDSSEMLIEALKSYSGTLLFVSHNRSFINGLASQVWEVADGKLTPHPGTLDDYLYHQQQLQQAEAAAAAAGLARGDKAASSGPVSEKDRKRLEAEARQRRSVVEGPLKKEIAKLEARIAEVEAGQKEREAQLADPALYNDFARAKPLMDTHRASKDELEDLYARWEAAQEKLAEATASLG
- a CDS encoding serine/threonine protein kinase → MAAPCPHCGSTDGVDHLCSGQSLQLLGQVLDGRYKIESVLGQGGMGMVFRATQTSVQRPVAVKTLNPSLAAAPQFFERFRREAELASRLRHPNVITIFDFGRSPDGTCYYVMELLEGESLKETVKRQGPMSLRRALSLVEQACQGLAHAHAEGCVHRDLKPHNIMVQQLSGQDFVKVLDFGLVKAMESEEEEQLTSTGQVLGTPQYMPPEQAGGESVDQRSDLYSMAGVLYFCLTGSSPFGANTVRKALTASLTQAVPSVNTRRQGAPVPATLDAFFKKALAPEKEDRYQNAQEFIDSMLDTVADLSNEELDAMPSGGVSGGSERGSNSRSRPGSRSNRQGSQSGIRSSRVGAAPTLGRGSTPSNVVVARTQAGGGTSASSVSRARPAAARSATPPPPPPEPEGMSTGKKVALVAVPLVLLGIGAAVVMGNQGGTPPAAPVTVNVPRDTPPPTTQVVASNTGTGSTEAAVITVSLDSTPTGASIYEGEEMVGTTPTKLQLRRDKVHTFTFRSAGHQDKDLTLNLRRIAGDTQSANVTLEPARAAAPSRPARPAPKPAGPSGPDISVFE
- a CDS encoding NAD-dependent deacylase — encoded protein: MDSLILDSRTWLLVLTGAGVSAESGVPTFRGMGGLWEDQPVEAVASPQGFQKDPALVWRFYSERRKAAATVHPNPGHEALVAWERHLGDRFLLATQNIDGLHTRAGSQRVVEMHGNLFKTRCTQCKRPVFEDATVYPNGAVPECDACGAQLRPHIVWFGEYLDPADMQRIEDFALRGSTSGGRFIFLAAGTSGAVYPAAGIVDHVREAGGETWLINLDPAENSGRFEHSVQGKSGQVLPTLAKLV
- a CDS encoding GAF domain-containing protein, translating into MAEVTLDLRGLPKAEAYAELKQHVLAVLEGIDDDITGMSTMSCLLHHAFGHLWTGFYRVVTPGRLLRVGPYQGTLGCLEIPFGKGVCGAAAAKGETVLVADVHAFPGHITCDGRSASEIVVPVFGRDRELIAVLDVDSEHKGAFDEVDRRELEALMRWFQK